A region from the Gemmatimonadota bacterium genome encodes:
- a CDS encoding elongation factor Ts, which yields MAVTAKDVADLRARTGAGMMDCKKALDESAGDIQKAVELLRMKGIAKAEKRAGRTASEGRIVVKSAENGSAAAIIEVNSETDFVARNDEFGAFAQGIADHVFADATLDAVVAVAAEGSVPAQKYHADASKTVDEVVKEASAKTGENVVLRRYARLVSDGVVGSYVHFNGKVAVLVDVRGSSGDAARELAKSVAEHVAAGVPRVPYGVTRDDVPAEFVAKEREIFTEQAKQSGKPDNIIAKMVDGQVNKLFAEAALIEQPWVRDPNMTIKQLAEQKSKEAGATLSVRRFVRYQMGEE from the coding sequence ATGGCTGTGACTGCCAAGGACGTAGCTGACCTCCGCGCGCGCACCGGCGCCGGGATGATGGATTGCAAGAAGGCCCTCGATGAGTCGGCGGGCGACATCCAGAAGGCGGTGGAACTCCTCCGCATGAAGGGGATTGCCAAGGCGGAGAAGCGCGCCGGACGCACGGCGTCCGAGGGGCGCATCGTGGTCAAGTCGGCCGAGAACGGCAGCGCGGCTGCGATCATCGAGGTCAACTCAGAGACCGACTTCGTCGCCCGCAATGATGAATTCGGCGCGTTCGCCCAGGGCATCGCGGATCACGTCTTCGCCGATGCGACTCTGGACGCGGTCGTCGCCGTGGCCGCCGAGGGGAGCGTGCCGGCCCAGAAGTACCACGCCGACGCCTCCAAGACTGTCGACGAGGTCGTGAAGGAGGCCTCGGCCAAGACCGGTGAGAACGTCGTGCTGCGTCGCTACGCGCGCCTGGTGTCTGACGGCGTGGTGGGGTCGTACGTGCACTTCAACGGCAAGGTGGCCGTGCTGGTCGACGTGCGGGGATCGTCGGGCGACGCGGCGCGTGAACTCGCCAAGTCGGTCGCTGAACACGTTGCAGCCGGTGTTCCCCGCGTGCCTTACGGCGTGACGCGCGATGACGTCCCGGCGGAGTTCGTGGCCAAGGAACGCGAGATCTTCACCGAGCAGGCCAAGCAGTCGGGCAAGCCGGACAACATCATCGCCAAGATGGTGGACGGGCAGGTGAACAAGCTCTTCGCCGAGGCCGCCCTCATCGAGCAGCCGTGGGTCCGGGACCCCAACATGACCATCAAGCAGCTTGCCGAGCAGAAGTCGAAGGAAGCTGGGGCAACGCTGAGCGTGCGGCGGTTCGTCCGCTACCAGATGGGTGAAGAGTAA
- a CDS encoding phosphatidate cytidylyltransferase: protein MTIGELARRVAVAIVGIPIVGVLVYLGALPLALLLAVLGGLGAWELFRMARHSGIEAMDVFGVAIAAGLPLYTALWASGALAAPAALAAVVLVTLLGASLWARGVEGRPLASVSVTAFGAVYTGGLLCFAWLLRNHRYAATAAAGTALVMYPVVLTWASDVGAYFAGRALGTTKLMPAISPGKTRAGAWGALVVTALVSVGYIRFVLEPRAQLSLSLGVAIGFGLLVSVVAQIGDLVESMLKREAKVKDSSHLLPGHGGVLDRLDSLYFVLPVAYLVLEQALKPVTR from the coding sequence CTGACCATCGGCGAACTCGCGCGCCGCGTCGCTGTTGCGATCGTCGGCATCCCGATCGTAGGTGTGCTGGTCTACCTCGGCGCGCTCCCGCTGGCATTGTTGCTCGCGGTACTCGGTGGCCTCGGGGCGTGGGAGTTGTTCCGCATGGCCCGCCACAGCGGGATCGAGGCGATGGACGTGTTCGGCGTGGCGATCGCCGCCGGGCTCCCGCTGTACACCGCACTCTGGGCGTCTGGCGCGCTCGCCGCTCCCGCCGCACTGGCCGCGGTGGTGCTGGTGACCCTGCTTGGGGCGTCGCTCTGGGCCCGAGGTGTGGAGGGTCGCCCGCTGGCCTCGGTGTCCGTGACCGCCTTCGGGGCCGTGTACACCGGTGGGTTGCTGTGTTTCGCCTGGCTCCTGCGGAATCATCGCTACGCGGCGACGGCGGCCGCGGGGACGGCCCTCGTGATGTACCCTGTGGTCCTCACCTGGGCGTCGGACGTCGGCGCCTACTTTGCGGGGCGGGCGCTGGGGACCACCAAGCTCATGCCGGCCATTTCCCCGGGAAAGACGCGCGCGGGGGCTTGGGGGGCGCTCGTGGTCACGGCACTGGTGAGTGTGGGCTATATCCGGTTTGTGCTCGAGCCCCGGGCTCAGCTCTCGTTGTCGTTAGGTGTGGCGATCGGCTTCGGGCTGCTGGTGAGTGTGGTCGCCCAGATCGGTGACCTCGTCGAGTCCATGCTCAAGCGCGAGGCGAAGGTGAAGGACAGCTCGCACCTGTTGCCCGGGCACGGTGGAGTCCTGGACCGGCTCGATTCGTTGTACTTCGTCCTTCCCGTGGCGTACCTGGTCCTCGAGCAGGCACTGAAACCGGTGACGCGATGA
- a CDS encoding UMP kinase, giving the protein MPDSRPAYERILLKLSGEALAGDKGSGYDFDRVGQFCDEIKGVVEMGVGVGLVIGGGNMVRGTQLAALGMDRVAADYMGMLGTVINALALQDVLEKRGLDTRVMTAIRMEELAEPYIRRRALRHFDKGRIVIFAAGTGNPYFSTDTAAVLRAIQIKANVIIKATSVDGVYTADPKKNPDARRYETISYRDVMLEELGVMDQTAVTLSKENRLPLIVLNIHERGAVARAVRGERVGTLVS; this is encoded by the coding sequence ATGCCTGACTCCCGTCCCGCCTACGAACGCATCCTCCTCAAGCTCTCGGGCGAGGCCCTCGCCGGGGATAAGGGATCGGGATACGACTTTGATCGCGTTGGCCAGTTCTGCGATGAGATCAAGGGGGTCGTCGAGATGGGAGTTGGTGTTGGCTTGGTGATCGGCGGCGGCAACATGGTTCGCGGCACCCAGCTCGCTGCCCTCGGGATGGATCGGGTGGCAGCGGACTACATGGGGATGCTGGGCACGGTGATCAATGCCCTTGCCTTGCAGGACGTGCTGGAGAAGCGCGGGCTCGACACGCGGGTGATGACCGCGATCCGGATGGAGGAGCTGGCGGAGCCGTATATCCGTCGGCGGGCGCTGCGCCACTTCGACAAGGGGCGCATCGTGATCTTCGCGGCCGGGACGGGGAACCCGTACTTCTCGACGGATACCGCGGCGGTGCTGCGGGCCATCCAGATCAAGGCCAACGTGATCATCAAGGCGACGTCCGTCGACGGCGTCTATACGGCGGACCCCAAGAAGAACCCCGATGCTCGGCGGTATGAGACCATCTCCTATCGCGACGTCATGCTGGAAGAGTTGGGGGTGATGGACCAGACCGCCGTGACGTTGTCCAAGGAAAACCGGTTACCGCTGATCGTCCTCAACATCCACGAACGCGGAGCTGTCGCGCGCGCGGTGCGCGGCGAACGCGTGGGAACCCTGGTCTCATGA
- the frr gene encoding ribosome recycling factor, with the protein MSTLAAILKDTKAHMDKAFESTKHEFASIRSGKASPSMLDTVRVEMYGTSMMMNQVATVAAPEPRVLIVTPFDKGQIKLIEKAIREAELGLDPVTQGHVVRVPLPSMNEQRRKDLAKVIHKLAEEGRISVRHWRTEARDKFKKIDGVSEDDVKHAEKDLQKLHDEAVAKIDAAMKAKEAEIMEV; encoded by the coding sequence ATGAGCACACTCGCAGCGATCCTCAAGGACACGAAGGCCCACATGGACAAGGCCTTCGAGAGCACGAAGCATGAGTTCGCGTCCATTCGCTCGGGGAAGGCGTCGCCGAGCATGCTGGATACCGTGCGGGTGGAGATGTACGGCACCAGCATGATGATGAATCAGGTGGCCACGGTGGCCGCGCCGGAGCCGCGCGTGCTGATCGTGACGCCGTTCGACAAGGGCCAGATCAAGCTGATCGAGAAGGCGATTCGCGAGGCGGAACTCGGGCTGGACCCGGTGACCCAGGGTCACGTGGTGCGGGTGCCGCTCCCCTCGATGAACGAGCAGCGGCGCAAGGACCTGGCCAAGGTGATCCACAAACTCGCCGAAGAAGGCCGAATCTCCGTGCGGCACTGGCGCACCGAGGCGCGGGATAAGTTCAAGAAGATCGACGGCGTGTCCGAGGACGACGTGAAGCACGCGGAGAAGGACCTGCAGAAGCTCCACGACGAGGCCGTGGCAAAGATCGACGCCGCGATGAAGGCGAAGGAAGCCGAGATCATGGAGGTCTGA